A section of the Phaseolus vulgaris cultivar G19833 chromosome 8, P. vulgaris v2.0, whole genome shotgun sequence genome encodes:
- the LOC137826324 gene encoding transcription factor bHLH94-like, translating into MALEAVVFPQDPFTYPCNKDYFYSLLQNNFQQVENKAFVGIITNNIDHTLHANWDSSSPSALQNVKDQWDSHSSPEPCTVDQSLPAAFPPPPSSTEPTTGRRKRRRTKSTKNKEEIENQRMTHIAVERNRRKQMNEYLAVLRSLMPPSYVQRGDQASIIGGAINFVKELEQLLQCLKGQQRTKENVGGFDSSPFAEFFMFPQYSTRATQNSRGYPSTCEARNHSWAVADIEVTLVDGHANIKILTKKLPGLLLKMVVGLQTLAFTILHLNVTTVDDMVLTSVSVKIEEGCEAKTVDEIAGAVHELSQRIQEEAVLS; encoded by the exons ATGGCCCTAGAGGCCGTGGTTTTCCCTCAAGATCCATTCACTTATCCTTGCAACAAAGACTACTTCTACTCGCTATTACAAAACAATTTCCAACAAGTAGAAAACAAAGCCTTTGTAGGAATCATCAccaataacatagaccacactcTGCATGCAAATTGGGATTCTTCTTCCCCTTCAGCTTTGCAAAATGTCAAAGACCAATGGGACTCACACTCCTCCCCTGAACCCTGCACCGTCGATCAATCCCTCCCCGCCGCTTTTCCTCCTCCTCCCTCCTCCACCGAGCCCACCACCGGCCGTCGCAAACGCCGCCGCACCAAAAGCACCAAAAACAAAGAGGAGATCGAGAATCAAAGAATGACCCACATTGCAGTTGAACGCAATCGAAGGAAACAGATGAACGAGTACCTCGCAGTTCTAAGATCCTTGATGCCACCGTCTTATGTCCAAAGG gGTGATCAAGCATCTATTATTGGTGGCGCCATTAACTTCGTGAAGGAGCTGGAGCAGCTTCTGCAGTGCTTGAAAGGGCAGCAGAGAACAAAGGAAAATGTTGGTGGCTTTGACTCATCACCCTTTGCTGAGTTCTTCATGTTCCCTCAGTACTCCACACGTGCGACACAGAATAGCAGAGGCTACCCTAGCACGTGCGAAGCACGGAACCATTCATGGGCCGTGGCAGACATAGAAGTGACCCTGGTGGATGGTCATGCCAACATAAAGATACTCACCAAGAAACTACCAGGCTTGCTTCTGAAGATGGTTGTTGGCCTTCAAACTCTTGCCTTCACCATTCTCCACCTTAATGTTACCACTGTTGACGATATGGTCCTTACCTCGGTTAGTGTCAAG ATAGAGGAAGGGTGTGAGGCGAAGACAGTGGACGAAATTGCAGGTGCTGTGCATGAATTATCCCAGAGGATCCAGGAGGAAGCTGTTTTGAGCTGA